A stretch of the Ictidomys tridecemlineatus isolate mIctTri1 chromosome 5, mIctTri1.hap1, whole genome shotgun sequence genome encodes the following:
- the Aldh6a1 gene encoding methylmalonate-semialdehyde/malonate-semialdehyde dehydrogenase [acylating], mitochondrial isoform X1 has product MAAVVAAATVRSRILQVSSKVHSTWYPASSFSSSVPTVKLFIDGKFVESKSDKWIDIHNPATNEVISRVPQSTKAEMDAAVASCKRAFPAWADTSVLSRQQVLLRYQQLIKENLKEIAKLITLEQGKTLADAEGDVFRGLQVVEHACSVTSLMLGETMPSITKDMDLYSYRLPLGVCAGIAPFNFPAMIPLWMFPMAMVCGNTFLMKPSERVPGATMLLAKLLQDSGAPDGTLNIIHGQHEAVNFICDHPDIKAISFVGSNQAGEYIFERGSRHGKRVQANMGAKNHGVVMPDANKENTLNQLVGAAFGAAGQRCMALSTAILVGEAKKWLPELVERAKKLRVNAGDQPGADLGPLITPQAKERVCNLIDSGTKEGASILLDGRKIKVKGYENGNFVGPTIISNVKPNMTCYKEEIFGPVLVVLETETLDEAIKIVNDNPYGNGTAIFTTNGATARKYSHLVDVGQVGVNVPIPVPLPMFSFTGSRSSFRGDTNFYGKQGIQFYTQLKTITSQWKEEDATLSSPAVVMPTMGR; this is encoded by the exons ATGGCGGCGGTGGTGGCGGCGGCGACAGTGCGGTCCCGGATCCTGCAG GTTTCTTCCAAGGTACACTCCACCTGGTATCCAGCATCCTCGTTCTCTTCTTCAGTG cCAACTGTAAAACTCTTCATTGATGGCAAATTTGTTGAATCCAAAAGTGATAAATGGATTGACATCCACAACCCA GCCACTAATGAGGTTATTAGTCGGGTCCCTCAGTCCACCAAGGCTGAAATGGATGCAGCTGTTGCTTCCTGCAAGCGTGCTTTCCCTGCATGGGCAGACACATCAGTGTTGAGCCGGCAGCAGGTCCTGCTCCGCTATCAACaacttattaaagaaaatttg AAAGAAATTGCCAAGTTAATCACATTGGAACAAGGGAAGACCCTAGCTGATGCTGAAGGAGATGTATTCCGAGGCCTTC AGGTGGTCGAGCATGCCTGTAGTGTGACATCCCTCATGCTGGGAGAAACTATGCCATCCATCACCAAAGACATGGACCTTTATTCCTATCGTCTGCCCCTGGGAGTGTGTGCAGGCATTGCTCCATTTAATTTTCCTGCCATGATCCCCCTTTGGATGTTTCCCATGGCCATGGTTTGTGGGAATACTTTCCTAATGAAACCATCAGAGCGAGTCCCTGGAGCAACTATGCTTCTTGCTAAGCTGCTTCAGGATTCTGGTGCCCCTGATGGAACACTGAACATCATCCATGGACAACATGAAG ctgtaaattttatttgtgaTCATCCGGACATCAAAGCAATCAGCTTTGTGGGATCCAACCAGGCAGGAGAGTATATCTTTGAGAGAGGATCAAGACATGGCAAGAGGGTTCAAGCCAACATg GGAGCCAAAAACCATGGGGTAGTCATGCCAGATGCCAACAAGGAAAATACCCTGAACCAGCTGGTTGGGGCAGCATTTGGAGCTGCTGGTCAGCGCTGCATGGCTCTTTCAACAGCAATCCTTGTGGGAGAGGCTAAGAAGTGGCTTCCAGAGCTGGTGGAGCGTGCCAAAAAGCTGAGGGTCAATGCAG GAGACCAGCCTGGAGCTGATCTTGGCCCTCTGATCACTCCCCAGGCCAAAGAGCGAGTCTGTAATCTGATTGATAGTGGAACAAAGGAGGGAGCTTCCATCCTTCTGGATGGGcgaaaaattaaagtgaaaggTTATGAAAATGGTAACTTTGTTGGACCAACCATCATCTCAAATGTCAAG CCAAATATGACCTGTTACAAAGAAGAGATTTTTGGTCCAGTTCTTGTGGTTCTGGAAACAGAAACATTAGATGAAGCCATCAAGATCGTAAATGACAACCCTTATGGAAATGGAACTGCCATCTTCACCACCAATGGAGCCACTGCTCGGAAATATTCCCACCTGGTCGATGTTGGACAG GTGGGAGTGAATGTCCCTATTCCAGTGCCTTTGCCAATGTTCTCATTCACTGGTTCTCGATCATCTTTCAGGGGAGACACCAATTTCTATGGCAAACAG GGCATCCAGTTCTACACTCAGCTAAAGACCATCACTTCTCAGTGGAAAGAAGAAGATGCTACTCTTTCCTCACCTGCTGTAGTCATGCCTACCATGGGCCGTTAG
- the Aldh6a1 gene encoding methylmalonate-semialdehyde/malonate-semialdehyde dehydrogenase [acylating], mitochondrial isoform X2, producing MDAAVASCKRAFPAWADTSVLSRQQVLLRYQQLIKENLKEIAKLITLEQGKTLADAEGDVFRGLQVVEHACSVTSLMLGETMPSITKDMDLYSYRLPLGVCAGIAPFNFPAMIPLWMFPMAMVCGNTFLMKPSERVPGATMLLAKLLQDSGAPDGTLNIIHGQHEAVNFICDHPDIKAISFVGSNQAGEYIFERGSRHGKRVQANMGAKNHGVVMPDANKENTLNQLVGAAFGAAGQRCMALSTAILVGEAKKWLPELVERAKKLRVNAGDQPGADLGPLITPQAKERVCNLIDSGTKEGASILLDGRKIKVKGYENGNFVGPTIISNVKPNMTCYKEEIFGPVLVVLETETLDEAIKIVNDNPYGNGTAIFTTNGATARKYSHLVDVGQVGVNVPIPVPLPMFSFTGSRSSFRGDTNFYGKQGIQFYTQLKTITSQWKEEDATLSSPAVVMPTMGR from the exons ATGGATGCAGCTGTTGCTTCCTGCAAGCGTGCTTTCCCTGCATGGGCAGACACATCAGTGTTGAGCCGGCAGCAGGTCCTGCTCCGCTATCAACaacttattaaagaaaatttg AAAGAAATTGCCAAGTTAATCACATTGGAACAAGGGAAGACCCTAGCTGATGCTGAAGGAGATGTATTCCGAGGCCTTC AGGTGGTCGAGCATGCCTGTAGTGTGACATCCCTCATGCTGGGAGAAACTATGCCATCCATCACCAAAGACATGGACCTTTATTCCTATCGTCTGCCCCTGGGAGTGTGTGCAGGCATTGCTCCATTTAATTTTCCTGCCATGATCCCCCTTTGGATGTTTCCCATGGCCATGGTTTGTGGGAATACTTTCCTAATGAAACCATCAGAGCGAGTCCCTGGAGCAACTATGCTTCTTGCTAAGCTGCTTCAGGATTCTGGTGCCCCTGATGGAACACTGAACATCATCCATGGACAACATGAAG ctgtaaattttatttgtgaTCATCCGGACATCAAAGCAATCAGCTTTGTGGGATCCAACCAGGCAGGAGAGTATATCTTTGAGAGAGGATCAAGACATGGCAAGAGGGTTCAAGCCAACATg GGAGCCAAAAACCATGGGGTAGTCATGCCAGATGCCAACAAGGAAAATACCCTGAACCAGCTGGTTGGGGCAGCATTTGGAGCTGCTGGTCAGCGCTGCATGGCTCTTTCAACAGCAATCCTTGTGGGAGAGGCTAAGAAGTGGCTTCCAGAGCTGGTGGAGCGTGCCAAAAAGCTGAGGGTCAATGCAG GAGACCAGCCTGGAGCTGATCTTGGCCCTCTGATCACTCCCCAGGCCAAAGAGCGAGTCTGTAATCTGATTGATAGTGGAACAAAGGAGGGAGCTTCCATCCTTCTGGATGGGcgaaaaattaaagtgaaaggTTATGAAAATGGTAACTTTGTTGGACCAACCATCATCTCAAATGTCAAG CCAAATATGACCTGTTACAAAGAAGAGATTTTTGGTCCAGTTCTTGTGGTTCTGGAAACAGAAACATTAGATGAAGCCATCAAGATCGTAAATGACAACCCTTATGGAAATGGAACTGCCATCTTCACCACCAATGGAGCCACTGCTCGGAAATATTCCCACCTGGTCGATGTTGGACAG GTGGGAGTGAATGTCCCTATTCCAGTGCCTTTGCCAATGTTCTCATTCACTGGTTCTCGATCATCTTTCAGGGGAGACACCAATTTCTATGGCAAACAG GGCATCCAGTTCTACACTCAGCTAAAGACCATCACTTCTCAGTGGAAAGAAGAAGATGCTACTCTTTCCTCACCTGCTGTAGTCATGCCTACCATGGGCCGTTAG